The Monomorium pharaonis isolate MP-MQ-018 chromosome 5, ASM1337386v2, whole genome shotgun sequence genome segment AAAGTGGAATCACAAACAGAAAATTAACAACGGTTTACCGAATGATGACTTGCCCAGACTTGTGATATTATCTGGACGTACTGAAGAATCTGTGAAGTTGTTTCTAAACGACGTTAGTAAACACtttgaaaacaatattaacgttattccatatacttaaattttactttttgcattataatttttgtcttaaaaaatattttactttaggTCGTTAATCATCCAATAGATAAAGAATACATCCGTTTATTACACGACATCCATGCAGACAATATAAAAGGTCACCCATGGAGaggatttattatacttaataatcAGCAAAAAAAACCAATAAAGGAAATTCAAAACTGTGAAAGCATGAAAAGACCTGTTTGGTTTATATTTTCTGCTCTAGGCACACAATGGCCAGGAATGGGTATATACTTAATACTTTATacgttaattatatatgtttaactaataaaataatacatacaatttttaaattaaaattaggaaaaaatttattaaaatttcaagtttttgcTAATACTATAAGAATGtgcgatattattttaaaaccatATGGTATAAGTGTCACAGATATTTTGACAAGGACAGACGAAAAAGTGTGTGAAAAGGCTTTATATGTCTTTCTTGGTATCGTCGCTATTCaggtattataaataaatgttaattatattttatttattgttaaaaccaaaatataaactttctgtcatgttatattttacttgaaCTACATATTATCTAATTACCCATATCACACAAAGCTTTTTGAAAGATGTGTGCtgtgtttaaaatatgttaaattatattttattttcagagaTATATGTTGTTTGTAAAgatatatcttaaattatattttactattttatgattaattaaaatttttaatcacataTAATGTCtgattgtaatataatttgtacatatttgtaGATTGGCTTAGTAGACCTCTTGACATCCTTAGGAATTGTTCCGGATTACATGATTAGTCATTCCGCTGGTGAACTCGGTTGCGCCTACGCGGATAAATGTCTCACTATTGAACAAACTATTTTGTCAGCATACTTTATAGGTTTGGCATGTgttggggaaaaaaaaactcgtaGCTCTATGGCACTCGTCAGTCTTAATTACACAAgtctaaaaaatatgtgtccagcagatattaaaataatatgtcgCAATAGCGGGAACAGCAATGTTGTGTGTGGACCTACAGAAtctgtagaaaaatttataaaaaaattacaggtAGGACAAAATGGCTTTTGTCTTAAaccagtaaataaaaaatttataaaaaagttaataattttaaaaatattaatttctcaaaCTGAAACTACAACTTACTTTACTCCTACacatgataaattttgtatttttatattatcagcttaataatattcaagtGAAAGAGATCTATTGCAACGCACCGTATCATAGTTCATATCTCGCATCCGTGAGATCTCAACTTCTCCTAAATTTGAACAACGTAATACCGCGGCCAAAGAAACGGAGTCTAAAGTGGATTAGTTCTTCAATAGCTCGTACGGAATGGTCTATTTCAGCGTCAAGTTTATCATCGGCGGACTATCATACGAATAGTATATTAAACACCGTTCTTTTTGAACAAACCACACAACTAATTCCAAGTAATGCTGTGACTATCGAAATTGCACCAGACAGCGTTTTGCAAAACGTTTTGAAAGAATCCTTGGACACAAAAGTAGCAAACGTTGTACTAAATAGACGCGctgaacaaaatattgaagTGCTTTTACAAGGAATTGGAAAGCTCTACAATTATGGTTTACAACCGCAAATCGCCAATCTGTACCCATCAGTGGAATTTCCAGTTAGCCGAGGAACTCCTATGATCTCTCCATCAATCAGGTGcataatatattacagaaatgtacataaaattttataatatgtaaacaaGGCTTATAATTTGATTTCAGATGGAATCATTCCGAAGATTGGTTTATACCGGATTGTAAAATAGATAAGTATgtagaaagagaaaagtacatcgaaattgatataaaagatGTGGAGTACGAATATTTGACCGGACATGTAATAGATGGGAGAATTTTGCTGCCTGCAACAGGTTATCTTGTACTTGTTTGGCAAACTATTGGCATGATGAAAGGATTAATGTTTTCAACAGTACCGATAATATTTTgagatgtaaaatttatttgtgctACCcgtttgacaaaaaataataatgtaacattaagGATTGCGATACAAAAAGGTATTTATGAATAAAGTAATTTGAAGGATAATCGTAAATAAtgcatgtaatataaaaaaaaaatgtaaaattattatagatggAAAGTTTGAAATAACCGAAGGTGATAGCGTTGTGGTAACAGGCACAGCGTACGACATATCGAATCCAGAACGAGAAATAACTTCGACCGATTTATTATTAGAGGATGATGATGAAGAACAAATGACGACCCGAGATATCTACAAGGAGTTGAAACTCCGCGGTTATCAGTATAGCGGCTGGTTTCGTGGAATAAAGAGTGCATCCGTTTCAGGCAATAAAGGACATATCGTTTGGAAAAATTGGATAACATTTATGGATACTATGCTACAAATGCGTCTGATCGGATACGATACTAGAGATTTGTATGTTCCTACGAGTATTCAAAAACTGGTGATCAATCCTGAACTTCATATTTCGATGCTACGAAAACATGCAGATTATGTGAAAGGTACGTTAGACATGCATAAACGTAGGTGTTGTTTAGTAAGtattgttttgttttacaataaaactaTGACTTGTAACATACAATATATGTTGCAAAAAATCTGGGTGATATTATATAagtgtacatatacatattttagaCACCATATTACCCGTACAAACATACAGAGATATAGACACCATTATAGCTGGCGGGATAGAGATACAAGGGCTTAAAGCTACTCAGATTTCTCGTCGGAAGTTAACCCAACAGACTGTTATCGAGCAGCACATATTTATATCTCATCAAGATCGCGCTGAAATTTCTTTGAATGAGGCGATTCGGATATCAGCACAACTCGTGTTGGAAGATCATCAAATCACTAAAGTGAAAGCCATTGAGCTGGTAGAAGACGTGGACGATGTTACATTAGAATATCTTTTATCTTCATTGTTGATTGAAGCTTTTGAGGATATACCATTGATACAAACAAATGTCACCCTATTAACATCGTCGAATCGTTTCAGTTTAAAAgacttattacaaaatattttaatctctgACATAAACAAACCAACTGTAAACGATAAAGTCTTAATAGTTGCCGGATTCAATCTTCTGTCTAAACAGCAAGCTTCTTTAGAGCGGCTTTTGGCATTTCTAAAAGAAGGTGGCTATCTGTTGACGCGTGAAAAGTGCGACATATATGACTATAGCAAGTATCAGcaacaatacaaattaaacCTTATTCTTGAAAAGCGCACCGATAAAGAAATGATTGTTCTTATGAAGAAGaaagtttatgtaaaaaaacaaattgttgttcgtataagtaataataatttcaactgGTTAGATGATTTAAAGCCGCTTGTAAGTGATGAAAGCAAACTCGAGGAGGATAGTAGAATCATAATTGTCGGAGAGGGAGACTCTGAGTGTGGTCTGTTGGGTTTTGTTAACTGCTTGAGAAAAGAACCAGGTGGAGAACTGGTTAGGGGTGTGCTTATTCAAGACAAGGAGGCTCCTAAATTTTCTCTTCAAGATCCCTTCTATTTACAACAATTGGAAAAAGACATGACTATTAATGTATTACGGTCTGATAGAATCTGGGGATCGTACAGACATTTACGATTACCACAACAGAAAGCCGAATCTGTTTCTACCGCTCATGTTAGCCAAACggtatgtacaaaaatattttaaaagtatatcgATGATTTATTGATGTGCATACTAAAATTATGTACGTTCacgcattttaatttttgccatttttatttacaattttttaaattaaaattattgttttatatgtatattataatgtatattgtattataattgacTTTTGTAGATTTGTGGTGATTTGAGTACATTTTGTTGGATAGAGAATAATCTAACTATTCGATATCGTCGTGAAGACTTAGTACACGTTGTATATTCATCccttaattttaaagatgtaaTGTTTGCTACtggtaaattaatacataatatggCGCTTTTTCAAGGAAggttatttgaatatattccTCTTGGTCTGGAATACGTTGGATTCGATGCTACCGGGCAACGAGTAATGGGAGTGAATGATACTgagtaaataatgttttaaaaactagttatactttttaatatgaaaatattaaaatcaacttgaaataatttttctagctGTATAGCAAACGTTGTTGTAAAGAATAAAGACTTATGTTGGAAAGTACCGGACGCGTGGACATTTGAAGAGGCTGCGACGGTTCCATGCGTTTATAGTACAGTTTACTTCGCCTTATACATTTatggaaaaatgaaaaaaagcgATAAAGTACTTATCCACTCTGGTATTGGCGGCATTGGACAGGCAGCTATTTATCTCGCTCTCAAAGAAGGATGCGAAGTGTTCACTACTGTAGGCACGAGCgaaaaacgtaattttattaaaaaagtgtttCCTACAGTTTTGGATGAACATATTGGAAATTCTCGAGATACCAGCTTTGAACAAATGATAATGCAACAAACGAACGGTCGTGGCGTTGACATCGTGTTAAATTCACTGGCGGAGGAAAAGCTAATCGCCTCCATTCGTTGTTTGGCCCAAAATGGTCGTTTTTTGGAGATCGGAAAGTTTGATCTTGTTTCTAACAATCCTCTTTGTATTTCTGCGTTTCAGAAGGGTATTAGCTTTTATGGAATCttattagataatttatttattggtgACCACAAGTATAAACTCATATTACGCAAAATGATAACCGATGGTCTTAAGAACAGAACCATCAAACCTATTCAAGTAAAAGTTTTCCCGAAAACAGGTATTGAAGAAGCTTTTAGATATATGGCGAGTGGAAAACACATAGGAAAGGTATGTTTgtgattattaataacatagaaatttatttttctgtatatagtgttgcacaaaaatattttgtgcataatttatatttatttttaatatatgtatacgtttatagattattataaatattcagaaaACAAATAAACCTTTAAATGAGCCCATTATTGCATATCGTCGCTATTATTGTCTCAGGaacaaaagttatattatattgggTGGTTTGGGTGGATTTGGTTTGGAGTTAACAGACTGGTTAATATTTCGTGGTGCCAGAAACATAGTATTGGTTTCACGAACTGGAATAAAAAACGGTTATCAACGCATGAAGATTCGATTATGGGAATCGTATGGTGTAAATGTGCTAATTATCAAGAATATCGATGTCGCTGATCCCGAAGATTGTGAATACCTCTTGCAAACTGTAGAAAACAAAGCACCAGTGGACGCAATATTCAACCTCGGTGTGGTGTTGAAGGATAACGTTTTAAAGAATCAAACCGCGGAGACGTTCGCAGAGTCCTTCAAGTCAAAGGCTCAGGCGACACAAACTTTGGACAAACTTTCCAGAATGTTTTGTCCTAAACTGAGGCATTTCGTAGTATTCTCTTCCGTTTCTTGTGGTAGAGGCAACTTTGGACAGACTAATTACGGCATGGTCAACTCTGTTATGGAAAGAGTTTGCGAAAAGAGGGTTGAAGAAGGATTACCCGGATTAGCAATTCAATGGGAAGCTGTTGGTGACGTGGGTCTCGTCGCTGACATGCAGGAAGACGATAAGGCATTGATTATCAGTGGTACTTTACAACAAAAGATATCCTGTTGTCTTGACGAACTCGATAAGTTTTTACTTCAAAGCCACCCTGTTGTGAgtacccacatagaaatgaaacctccagtagacgtctaatggacgtctgccatggaagtttaaacttccagtggacgtctattagacgtccaatatagagccattagaaatccacagttccgcactgtggacgtctattagacctttaatagaggtcgtcaaagaggtctattagacgttgtgtggatcattaacagaggcttca includes the following:
- the LOC105838972 gene encoding LOW QUALITY PROTEIN: fatty acid synthase-like (The sequence of the model RefSeq protein was modified relative to this genomic sequence to represent the inferred CDS: substituted 1 base at 1 genomic stop codon), with protein sequence MEHVQRYRNEELVDMLIFGKCQRNQKRAAALYAERFPERRHPGHGFFRNLCTRLIEHGMLYASTKRQHLPARPRILIDQVRTALENNPHTSTRVIGRDLQLNYRKVHIIIKKDFKWHPFKRHTSQRLFSADFSRRKAFCDWILDMIDLENVGNNPFLKKILWTDECVFHSDGSINRHNEHHYAEENPYCQRIIHVQEKYSVNVWMSILDDRIIGPSQVASRMGIVTNVNKFDRNFFELSFDQTHTLSPEARLLMEHCYEAIIDAGINPKQLRGKNTAVIMGTYFIEIQEKFLYETAQLNGLNIIGCNKTTMANMISYYLDLKGPSHIVDTACSSSLYAVALGYNYIMSGVCEDAIIGTSNLCLGPTFNLLYTNLEKCLSLYISHLIGVLSPNGYCRLFDSAANGFVRAETVTVIYLQKAKNAKRIYAICPHIKMNSDGYKQEGITFPSPSMQSTLLTEFYNECGISTSCLDYIEAHDTGTKVGDPQEVKAICNVFCKNRKTPLMIGSVKSNLGHAEAASGITQIAEVIIAFESGFVPPNINYTTPRNDIDALINGTVCVVQEPMPLKNGNIGISSFGFGGANVHTLLKWNHKQKINNGLPNDDLPRLVILSGRTEESVKLFLNDVVNHPIDKEYIRLLHDIHADNIKGHPWRGFIILNNQQKKPIKEIQNCESMKRPVWFIFSALGTQWPGMGKNLLKFQVFANTIRMCDIILKPYGISVTDILTRTDEKVCEKALYVFLGIVAIQIGLVDLLTSLGIVPDYMISHSAGELGCAYADKCLTIEQTILSAYFIGLACVGEKKTRSSMALVSLNYTSLKNMCPADIKIICRNSGNSNVVCGPTESVEKFIKKLQLNNIQVKEIYCNAPYHSSYLASVRSQLLLNLNNVIPRPKKRSLKWISSSIARTEWSISASSLSSADYHTNSILNTVLFEQTTQLIPSNAVTIEIAPDSVLQNVLKESLDTKVANVVLNRRAEQNIEVLLQGIGKLYNYGLQPQIANLYPSVEFPVSRGTPMISPSIRWNHSEDWFIPDCKIDKYVEREKYIEIDIKDVEYEYLTGHVIDGRILLPATGYLVLVWQTIGMMKGLMFSTVPIIFXDVKFICATRLTKNNNVTLRIAIQKDGKFEITEGDSVVVTGTAYDISNPEREITSTDLLLEDDDEEQMTTRDIYKELKLRGYQYSGWFRGIKSASVSGNKGHIVWKNWITFMDTMLQMRLIGYDTRDLYVPTSIQKLVINPELHISMLRKHADYVKDTILPVQTYRDIDTIIAGGIEIQGLKATQISRRKLTQQTVIEQHIFISHQDRAEISLNEAIRISAQLVLEDHQITKVKAIELVEDVDDICGDLSTFCWIENNLTIRYRREDLVHVVYSSLNFKDVMFATGKLIHNMALFQGRLFEYIPLGLEYVGFDATGQRVMGVNDTDCIANVVVKNKDLCWKVPDAWTFEEAATVPCVYSTVYFALYIYGKMKKSDKVLIHSGIGGIGQAAIYLALKEGCEVFTTVGTSEKRNFIKKVFPTVLDEHIGNSRDTSFEQMIMQQTNGRGVDIVLNSLAEEKLIASIRCLAQNGRFLEIGKFDLVSNNPLCISAFQKGISFYGILLDNLFIGDHKYKLILRKMITDGLKNRTIKPIQVKVFPKTGIEEAFRYMASGKHIGKIIINIQKTNKPLNEPIIAYRRYYCLRNKSYIILGGLGGFGLELTDWLIFRGARNIVLVSRTGIKNGYQRMKIRLWESYGVNVLIIKNIDVADPEDCEYLLQTVENKAPVDAIFNLGVVLKDNVLKNQTAETFAESFKSKAQATQTLDKLSRMFCPKLRHFVVFSSVSCGRGNFGQTNYGMVNSVMERVCEKRVEEGLPGLAIQWEAVGDVGLVADMQEDDKALIISGTLQQKISCCLDELDKFLLQSHPVVSSMVVAEKKLGSIGYGSPIEAVASILGIKDMKVVGQNTSLAELGMDSMMAVEIKQTLKREFNIFLTAKDLSSLTIAKLNKMSNTNVNNDDMQHENNFNTEEAYAMKLPVSIVQDKDFILENYLDLSTGKQNTTTEVFLIPGIDGCGTVFRHLAADIKFSAMSLHYNTNNIDATNVILETTDRVINHVLSKLKNGKDFVMVGYSFGSIIAVELARRLEDLNFKGRLVLIDGAPEQMRMIYKYSSSNFNDVDLQLVVLTNIIELYSPGSSKKIVMELEKCNTWEERYNIFARLFLVMNTSLSSANLKTLCTTVYKHLSAIRHYDPSTLPPINSPIILLKPTQPLNVPMTDENYGLHKVTQNVIQVHYVDGTHVTILRNKKVLAAINGEPPFII